From a region of the Suncus etruscus isolate mSunEtr1 chromosome 11, mSunEtr1.pri.cur, whole genome shotgun sequence genome:
- the LOC126022202 gene encoding LOW QUALITY PROTEIN: olfactory receptor 8S1-like (The sequence of the model RefSeq protein was modified relative to this genomic sequence to represent the inferred CDS: inserted 1 base in 1 codon; deleted 1 base in 1 codon), translating into MGYLIMMLLVRTSSHLHTPMHFLLSHFSFVDLCFSSVIVLKLLENLLSERKXISVEGCLVQVFFVPISGGTEVCLLSVMAFDHYAAICHPLLYGQIINTERCMQFVWGSWGLRFLDALINVSLAIKMDFCRTQIISHYSCELPSLFPLSCSDVSINMIVMFCSLITHGLVTSLSILISYAFIFSTILSITSTSGKKKKKKAFSTCSSHLVAVTLFYGSAFLRYFLPTSGTSLELIFSVQYGVITPMLNPLIYSLKNKEVKAALKRTLEKFLECK; encoded by the exons ATGGGATACCTGATAATGATGCTGTTGGTAAGGACTAGTTCTCACCTCCATACGCCCATGCACTTCCTTCTCAGTCACTTCTCTTTTGTGGACCTCTGCTTCTCTTCAGTCATTGTGCTAAAACTGTTAGAGAACCTACTATCTGAGAGAA ATATCTCAGTGGAAGGCTGTCTAGTTCAGGTCTTCTTTGTGCCTATCTCTGGAGGTACTGAAGTCTGTCTGCTCTCAGTGATGGCTTTTGACCATTATGCTGCCATCTGCCACCCTCTACTCTATGGACAGATCATAAATACAGAGCGTTGTATGCAGTTTGTATGGGGTTCCTGGGGACTGCGATTTCTGGATGCGCTCATCAATGTCTCTCTGGCAATAAAAATGGATTTCTGTCGCACCCAAATCATTTCCCATTACAGTTGTGAATtaccctctctcttccctctttcttgcTCAGATGTTTCCATCAACATGATAGTCATGTTTTGTTCACTCATCACACATGGCCTTGTAACATCCCTCTCAATATTGATTTCTTATGCCTTTATTTTCTCTaccatcctgagcatcacctctacatctggcaaaaaaaaa aaaaaaaaagctttttccaCATGTTCCTCCCACCTCGTTGCAGTGACTTTATTTTATGGCTCTGCTTTTCTCCGCTATTTCCTGCCAACCTCAGGAACCTCACTGGAATTAATCTTCTCTGTGCAGTATGGGGTGATCACTCCCATGTTAAATCCTCTCATCTACAGCCTGAAGAACAAGGAGGTGAAGGCAGCTTTGAAAAGGACACTAGAAAAATTCTTAGAATGCAAATAA